tcaagaatcaggatgttcgtgaactctgtgagcgcttccatatctctcatcgtttctccacaccatattacccccaaggtaatggccaagctgaggcgtctaacaaaacaattctcaaaatccttaaaaagacagtcgacgacgctggccgtaactggcacatccaactcaatcctgcactttgggcctatcgcacaagtgtccgcacacctacaggagctacaccttactcacttgtctacagcgctgaagccatcttgcctattgaggtcgagttaccatctttacgggtctccttaagaaacataatcaacgatgaagattacagggtctctcgcttacaagaactagaactgctggaggaacgaagacacactgcttttaatcatctcaaggcttaccaacaaagaatgagttgcagttacaatcacaaggtcaagcctcgcgcATTTGAGGTAGGAGACTTAGTattcagagagaaccccaagaatcaacaagacagagataagaagggcaaatttgaacccaactggcttagtccttacatcatcacaacagcatatggatctggggcatatcagctctcaactgcagaaggtgaacccttggaggatcctatcaatagcatgcaccttcgcaggttctacacataagctcttcagaacatcctaaattcaaaaatacaaaaaaaaataaaaattataaaacataaaaatcgtcacttggtgaaaacctggcaaacaggcgccttgtgacaacaaaaaatttgaaaaatcgagaaaagtaaagagaaataatttcgtccaacggtgaaaaccacttcggtggcgccctaggcaagtaccatggtgaaaactgggtcaccagcgccatgcgtagagactttgctcctccctccttcaggattctctttcatctttcactttgcacacactcacaacctattcgctcacaataaacttacccattcccatcatggcttgttattgatctacccaagattggttagccatccataaccctcccttttcactccctttccatccataataaatcagatcctatctgtggctaaagcaaatcctacgtctagcGATGGGgtatggaactaagaacatcacatatttcgaggagtacagtttcttccagcctccttcaagtctatccgcgcacaatccgcaataaagcaacatttgcatcacagatccgcaataaagtttcatcttcttcacaataaagtattagtttcatggattcagtcagtttcaaatgagacacagtagcaacaatgagcttcaacacaatcaaatctttcaacagactcagacaacattatggttcagtgctatctatcctttttgtgaaagtgaacattgtgaccacaatcgaataagacttaaacaagtgacaagagacactaaacttgaggactacagtggatgttggtgtcgagtcttggttttcttttgattttatctttttggtgacatgtcttttagcgtttccgggatgtctttgactagagattctatctccaggatgtctttgactagaaaggcgaggatggggtatcgtcacctatttgcatttgctgtctgtggattgtcttttagtaatgctatgacttgtccaaggatatgaggacattgtgagtctagtatgaactgggacattccttgtttgtgactgtcttatctccatgcaaacaggtacaatgactttctgggccaaacaaatgcctcgattgtcataacctattctgccataataaagctcaatgatgataacgcacaagaagctctttcacgttcatatcttctgtcttccatccccctttcttgattgacttccattgtccttctcgagtccgcgtagcccgctatcacatgactgagtataatgacacaccaaaaatatttgcatttcatatagttacacctacatcatcacatataagcatttcatacatacatatagatatcacaattgcatcacatcctgcatacaacacatgttagcacatctcacattttcattatgtaaataatcatttgcattatcatattcatttgcattacatacattcacatttacatcatgcatcacatatacaacataaaagaacaaaaatatattgcattatatacatatttgcatccatatcataaaacatgtatcaaataggaacatttcatcacataaaatacacatgcatatagctgccgcaaaaatggatcatctcatatataatcaaaatgtgtcatgatctacaatgatgtcaaaaatcatatggctacaaaatcactcgcaggtgtctacaatacaaaaatggtacatatactgatacaaaggggagcccactatggctatgatgaacttcctccctcggagccgcctggcctcgacggacgctgagctatagatggacccgccccaggatctccctgcctatctggtggtggtggaggacccatgaccccactgctggatgcctgcctcctacgactccctcccgtagccgtcgctgtgcgcgacgatctatggaagctcctcgctcgctgatccgctagcacgacaccatagtacagatccctccagtaggcgatctcctctctggctcgcagcacatatgcgtagcctgcccctgcatcctctgctgcctgcctccatGCTCTCAGAGCTGCCTCGGCCTccgtatatctctggatggcctggtctctctcctgctctgtgtccctgagcctgatcctgaggcgatccctctcccgcactaaatctgcaatctcgtctgcctggccctggcagatctctctcagctctagcagctcatcctcctcaggatccccgccctcagcctctgcctatggctcctccTCCGCAGGTGCCTATACCTGTGCCtctccctgtacctgtctaggtgctTGAATAGGCACCTGTCTCTGTACCTGTCCCTGTTCCTGCACCTGTCTAGgcccctgtgctgctggtacctgtaggggcaatccacctcgacccctcaccacctgggctgctctctcctatcctccctccctccgaggtgctacccgcctctcccccactactcccctccgcctccgtcggcccctacctccatcccctccaccctcatcatcatcatcccctccagcctctccctccaacaactctcctggatctatcaacctcggaaatggatgctctgcccaatatgcagagtactctgcgtccatccctgcatcctccacctccGGCCATATACCCCAGGGTAgcggcatcatctctgccagctgtgtgacggcctcatcatatgatagcagtggcccgaactatgcctgatccctgactgtacgggcatacatgcccgagcctcgcggcatcctctggatcctaccaAACTGTCTGCATACCTTGTCAACAAGCTGCTTCTCcaaaatatagggcgtccgcccaatcagatacctgctcctgaaggtatagggtagctccactgcgtcgtcatcccactccgcgcaccccaggtacggcctccagataaccatatcaatgtcatctatgacgcatCTCCAATGCTCCAGTcaaccaatccgaggctgtgacgtaatcatatcgtataaatgcacaaagctccgtccctgccctctgcctctgaagtggataggccgtgtaataggaaggtgctcatatgcccacacctgtaagagagtaactccgcagcccaagcccactgatccgtggtaaacaaactgatgcagctcatagtacaaatgtgccaggacacatgggccccatgcatatctggtgtgctcagtcaccagagtctccaatgctcctccccagccaactgccaatccccgtgtagccctgtctggacacaaatagccactgatggctcctccaataacagctggcaaagctaaacctgtagcggtcatggtatcccatgccacgtgacctgctctcatctccaaaccgggatcctgaaatactcgtctcagtgcctccctgtctccgtcacgatcatatggaatcagctctccatcgatcggtatatgtagtatcctgtacacatcctccagcgtcactgtcatctctcccataggcaaatggaacgtacaagtctcggagtgccatctctccgccagtgtagtcagcaaacccatgtttgcccgaaactcaggcacagatagcacatgtgtgagacccatctcctcaacaaCAATTCTCTcttgaatcgacaactctggtcgcaacctctgagtcgatgggaatctctcccgtgactccaacataggcagatactcctgcagtcaaccaatcaatcatgtcagttatcgtggcattcactgtttatcacaaaatgctacttgttctctaaatgcatttggttatctatcctagtgacactcactgttcatcacaaagtgttgctatctatcctagtagtgctccctgttcatcacaaagtactacgtgtgtgacattccctgttcatcacaaagtgttactcacattcgcactccctgttcatcacaaagtgctgcctatcttggtgctccctgttcatcacaaagtgccttgatctatcctagtcatcctagaggacctgcttgagtgtatcctctcagcagcttatccaatcgacagcgtatgttcatcacagaactgccgatttgacctaaaaagacttaaaccatgcattttgacacacaaacgcgctttaaattcctaaacgcgcttatagactgcataaacgcgcttctgcaacacaaacgcgcttttagaacacaaacgtgcctatattatgcacaaacgcgaccagggaacacagacgtccctacatgacataaacgcctctacatttcacaaacgcgtctgcATTTCgcacaaacgcggtcccaggcacaAACGCGCCtagaaccgacacagacgcgcatgttggacacagacgcgcctggcactaacacagacgcggttgcacgtttttgcactttttaaactaccctattcctagtgcatttattgctacctagcatgcatttatgacaaaacttgaaatgcgtgaaagtacgaggaggttttcgagtacttaccggctctcctgcatctgctggtcgctggaatcggcgaacacggtcgaatctatgaatgaaagccatcgctgctgactactgctgctcttctttcgctctgcactgtgatcttctaagggtgtggatgacaatgaggatgtcttttgcccgtggtctatcttatagcctaccctagccctcgccctcatttcccgagtcagtattcttcatcccgtgactttgtcactttatccggtcaacccattctatctcgtctttcttatcgagagattgtctgcaatcttttcagacattttcatccaatctctcgagggggcatattattcccatactggggcaactctgtatcggtttatcttatcttctttgaaacaacgcgacaagccgcattgtttcaaaaaggggcaaaatgcagacacccaaaattgtcatgtctaattaaataaatattttatttatttaattatctaagcctaattcttctattaattaaataaatttttatttatttaattaattcatttatcctcttctagccttagttctcatttaaataaatacatttatttatttaaattatccctttcctaaattaaataaatattttatttatttaattatcccatttcctctattaattaaataaatctttatttatttaattaattcattatctttttctacacatgacacatgtcattcatctcttaattcatacactacctacctctttcattattttattatttcttttacctaccctctaatcctagccgaccttctttttacacctctcaatcttaaccctccatttcatattgtgtcttctatttaaggaggtgctttcttcattgtcaaaccctaatgactgattttggagtacttggttacactacaattccacttgcaaccacattccattctttgttgagctcttgtacatacaaaaatctgagagcaagtatatcaagcaagatcaatggagataggaagaatggagatcaaaaccctattggacatgtgatggtataatctttgtgatttttgagttatttgcattgtcttaggttatcttcatatgttatggtggatctttgttcattgtcaggctagggtttagtggttggattcattttagccttttaatattgttgttatttgttatccattttcaccataaacagatacaattaacacttaatatggtcagataattgcagcacacaattcaagaatgcaaggatattttattggttgacaaggatacatatgacaagcggtgtacaacatttttggaatttcactgaggctggacatggtaagggagagcacaatggtgcaggagcatatgtaaaaagagccctagctagagaagaattgaattacgaaggtggtgctgagttgatagatgcagaaataattgtgcgatggtgtaaatctacaatgggtctaggtaatctaggtatgtcaatggttcatagatatttttggttgatcactgaatctaacattgaaaactatctagattgttgtacaattgcaggatcaagtgacatccactcatttatgagttcaaatgcaatttcactagtaatttatacgaaacaaatggtatgtttttgctcttcatgcatgtattgtttgtgggaagaatgtgaatcacaagagtgggttgacaaatgttcttgtagaccgttggttcccattgatacatatcaaattgcCAAAGcgctacaattgagccagatggagacatcaatggattttgaccatgtatctgacctagtggattcaggtgattttttgagttaatttttttgtaggtattcttTTTGGTTgatttgttgtacatcatactttatttttggtattaattatcaatTTATAAAATGCATGTCATGTGTAcgcagttgttgcaaaagagaataatgaagaaggaacaaattactatttgccTT
The nucleotide sequence above comes from Cryptomeria japonica chromosome 11, Sugi_1.0, whole genome shotgun sequence. Encoded proteins:
- the LOC131859733 gene encoding protein MAINTENANCE OF MERISTEMS-like; translation: MAFIHRFDRVRRFQRPADAGEPEYLPMLESRERFPSTQRLRPELSIQERIVVEEMGLTHVLSVPEFRANMGLLTTLAERWHSETCTFHLPMGEMTVTLEDVYRILHIPIDGELIPYDRDGDREALRRVFQDPGLEMRAGHVAWDTMTATGLALPAVIGGAISGYLCPDRATRGLAVGWGGALETLVTEHTRYAWGPCVLAHLYYELHQFVYHGSVGLGCGVTLLQVWAYEHLPITRPIHFRGRGQGRSFVHLYDMITSQPRIG